The following proteins are encoded in a genomic region of Mytilus edulis unplaced genomic scaffold, xbMytEdul2.2 SCAFFOLD_2411, whole genome shotgun sequence:
- the LOC139509032 gene encoding histone H2B — MPPKVGTKGAKKAVTKAKTARPGGDKKRRRKRRESYAIYIYKVLRQVHPDTGVSSKAMSIMNSFVNDIFERIAAEASRLAHYNKRSTITSREIQTAVRLLLPGELAKHAVSEGTKAVTKYTSSK; from the coding sequence atgccacccaaagtaggaactaaaggagccaagaaggccgtcaccaaggcaaagactgccagacccggcggtgacaagaaaaggaggaggaagagacgtgaatcctatgctatctacatctacaaagtcttgagacaagtTCACCCCGACACCGGAGTGTCCTCAAAGGCAATGTCCATCATGAACAGCTTCGTCAACGATATCTTCGAGAGAATCGCAGCAGAGGCCTCCCGATTGGCACACTACAACaaaagatctaccatcacatcccgggagatccagaccgctgtccgtcttctcttacccggagaattggccaagcacgctgtcagtgaaggtaccaaagccgtcactaaatacaccagcagcaagtaa